Sequence from the Sardina pilchardus chromosome 15, fSarPil1.1, whole genome shotgun sequence genome:
CCGTGCCCCACACGTAACCTTTCCAGTCACATACAGCCAGCTCGCCCCTGGTGCATCTCCTAACTGGCGCATACATGAATGTGAATCAGTTGAGTGAAGACGGCATGAGCTGGAACCAAGTGTAGACTAAAAGCTTCTTCCACAACAATGTGACTAAAATTGGACCCAACAGGGGCCAACACTAATGAGCGAACCCTGGAGCTTAGACCGTGACGATCGGGCCATGAATAAAAATCGCTGCATTTTCCAACTTTTGTCCCCATTTGTTCTAGTTGGCTCGTAGAAATGACAGGTGGACAAAGCCACTGTGTTTTTTAGCCGCACCCGCCTCCCATCCTTTTTTTtctaccccctcacccccccctgTTGAGTGGAACTTTGGCACAGACAAAAGCAATTAAGCAGACAACATTGCAGCTCTGTGCTGCCAATCAACACTCTGAAAGTGCTGACAAAGGCAAACGGGATCACCTGAGTGCATCTCGCTCCCAAGCGACAACAAGCGCCTGacggtgggaggggggggcacaTCACCCCTCCAGAAGTGTAGCAGAGCCATCAGCAGGCGAAAACAGCCGAACAGGTCACCCATGACACTGACATGCTTCAGATCGTCAGATAATGTTAAATGTGATCCTCACCACTGACCTTTAGGCCTTTAACTGCTGCTTAACCTTCAGGAGAGGTCAACGCGCTGTTTTTAATAACAGTAATGTGATATAAAAGGCAGCTTCCATATGTCTCTTGACATCAAAAAGCGCAGACTAAGATGGCTTGGCCACGTATTGAGGATGCCCAATGAAAGACCACCCAAAGTTGCCTTGAGATGGACACCAATCGGGAAAAGCAAAAAGGGGCAGACCAAAGAACACCTGGCGAAGGACAGTGATGACGGAGCTGAAGGGGATGGGTCTTTCCTGGGACGAAGCACTGGCCAAAGCACGAGACAGGGTTCAGTGGCAGGGTATGATTGCAGCCTTATGCCCCAACTGGGACGAAGAGGATAAGTAAGTAATGTGATTAAAACTAGTACAAGCTACTACTGCACCTTCTTACTGGGATTATGTTAAGATGGCTGTAAATAAGAAAGAAATTACAAAGAAATGGAAATAACTGTACAACCAACTAGTAAGACGATTTGGCACCAAGTGACCATGGTAAGTTGCACAGTGATGTATATGAATCGCTTGATTTCAAATCTGGCAAATGGTGAGTGTCATGTTTCAAAGATGCGATGTTGGCCTTGCAGCCAATGCATTCATGATTCTGACCACAGATGTCTCCCCCAAAATAATTGatataatgtagcctaatgtcaatAATGCAGTAACAAAATTAAAACAATGAAAGTTCTACTATTGACAAATGATTTTAGTGTATTTTGGGTGAATTTTAGATGAATCTGCAATTAAAATATTGGTTGAGTAAGTAAAGGATAAAGTTATAGGCCTATACGTAAAAAACAGCAAAGGCCCAAGAATGAATCCTTGAGGAACACCAccatgtgtgagagaaaggtaTGGGGGATCCCTTCTGCGGTCAAATTGTTTCCAATTTGAgagtaaaaatataaaaattaaCATAGAGTAACACACTGTGTGATAAACGTTAATTCATCATGTCAAAATAATCAACTTTCTgcctattggtgtgtgtgtgtgtgtgtgtgtgtgtgttgtgggttggggggggggggggggggcagaggaatagaggaaagggaaagagagaaaaatcaaGCAGGCGATAACATGATCTCTTAAACTCTTTTTAGAGACTTATATAATATTTACATAAGTCACTAAAATATGCATTTTTCACCCTTTCTGGTGGCTATCAATATGTTAGTGAAGCGGTACTAAACCTAAAACTCAAGATGATGGTGTTGATCACCCTGCAAGGATAAGATCCCTTACATACCCTGCTTTAATAACTTATACACCACAGATCACATGTCAGCCACGTAAAACATTCATGAAGTCCTATGTCCAATGCACCAAGCTTCATTAACCTAGACTTAATGGCTGATGAGACTGAAAGGACATTTCTGCAGCTGATGGGATGTGACTCACGCACGAGGGCCAAACGGGAGGGTCAGTGGCAGCTAGGGGAATGAGCGAGTCGCCCCCCAACAACAGCTGACTCCGGAACAGATGTGGTCCTGATCCGCTTCACATCTGTCCCGAAGCCAGCGACTGCCTTGGCCTGCATGCTAATGGCAGATCTGGCGACTGAAAAAGCAAGATGAGCTCTGGAGCAGTTAGACAGGCAGTCTGTGAGCTCGTTTCCACAGATGTCTTTTCGAGGAACCAACGGGGGGAAAGCTATTAGTCAAGAGGAAAACTTGCAAAATTAGGTTGGACCACTTACATAAATAAGCTATTGAGGATTTTGCATTTTTGGTATCCTTAAGACATCCAGTGAGCGTTTCTGGATGATAACATTAAATTTAGGCAGTGGCAAATTTTTTATTGGCATAttcccaatatggccgccaaaAGAGCAGGATGAAAAATAAGAATAGCATATCTCCACACCTTGTGGGTCAATTTTGATGGTTTTGCTATCAAAGCATATTATCTGGCATGCTGAGTCTATTTATGGGGTGAATGAAGAGGTTGGGGAtcaaattcattcatttagtaACTAATCAGTTCATCAGGCCCTTATAGCGAGATCCTTCAAACAGCTCTGGAGACATTTGATATCATCACGCGCTAACATATTATTTGGACCAAAATTTATGTCATTGTGGTTCATTGAGATATCggtcatttttttctctcacggACTGGTATTGCAGGCACATGAAATGCTCAATCAACATTATAGGGCCTATCTTCACCCGGCACATCATGGCGCCAAGCCTGAAGTCTTGTTCCTATCttacactgttcaagtaagttGTCAAATGAACAATGCGTTCCCACAGGCTTGTCAATGAAAAAATAGGTATGATCAGGCGCATCAACAGAAATAGTTATTTTCAGGTTGTTGTTTGAGCGAAAGTTGCATCGTACCACGATGGTTTCGTAATGACTAAGCTAACTGATGTAGAAATGGACCCCTGGAGTGCTGTGCTTCTCATGCAggctcaccaatcagaagctGCACAATTTCAAGAGACATTTGGAATCAAAGTCAAAAAAAATtttgacattcaaaaatcataTCACTATTTGTGTTCCTGATGTCTCTGAAAAAGCAGCCATTTTGGCAATATGCCCCCAAAAAATGGCACTGCCTAAATGTAATGTTATCACCCAGGAATGTTGACTAGATGTCCTaaggatacatacagtacaattccACAACCTCAGTAACTTATTTTTTTAAGGGGTTCAGCTGGATTTCCTCCTGACTATGGAGAGTAGAAAAGCATCTGATTAGCTGCATTAATGTAcggcgcagcgcagcacagcacagcacagggggagagagaagagacacacacacagaggaggtggaTCTCCCAGGGGGAGATAATGATGCTACGACACTTTTTAGCTGTTAGACTCAAACAGTCTCAGACAAATGGTGGAGACTGGAGAGGCACTGGCCACAGTCACAGTCTAGAGCAGCAtataaaaagacacacacaaacacatacaagcatacaaACATACCTAAATGTTATAAAGTGTACAGAGTGCCACACTCCTGTTCTGCACCATAAGGAAAACTAAACCTGACTGTCTGTCTTCAGACcgaacgagaaaaaaaaaaaaaacaatgccagAGGCAGTACAGTAGTCTCCAAGATAATGGTCCTCTACAGAATACACAAGATTCCACTTTAAAACATCTTCACCTCTTTAAATCATTTACAGTCCTTTGACCTTACGACATTCAGGTGTAGTGAGATCTACAACAGAACATGCATCTGGGAATCTACCGCTAAACCACTCCTATTCACAcaatcattatcatcattacgGCATTAAAAAGCTATTGTTCTCTAACCATTTTATGGTGTTTAGGCTAAATGCAGAGGAGAATATGATGCTGACGTGTTCAGGACTGAAGATGTGCATTTCAGATGACAAAAAAATGACCAAGAGAGTAGAGAATGTCAACAGAGTGAGTGAGGACTCTCAGCATGAaagaggcagagatggagatgaaTAGGACTGTGTTTTGAAAGAAAAGATTTGAAACATGATCCTTCCGAACACTATTTTAATtagtatgtgtcagtgtgtgattatgtATCGTCTTATCACATAACATACATCCCAGAGAATGGGAAATCAATTCAGCTGTAAAGCAGCGTCCTGTACTGAAAAGGATCGAATAATAGCATGCCAGACTCTGAGAATCAATCATTCATTATTTGATCAGTAATATTTTAAATGTCATCTGAGTCCACAGGCTGGCTACTAGGATAACAAAATAAGTTTCCTTCACAGTTCAGTAAATAGCACTGAGGCAATTTTTTTCCAGATCAAATGAACAGCGTGTCTCAATTTGCTCATTAGACAACAAACATTTCTTCTGGGGAGCCAATGTTTGGTCAAAGAGAAAGAGGCGACATCATAACATCTCAGTATATCTTATCACATTATTCAGTGATATAAGAATATAAAGAATATGGGCATAGCAACAATTTCCATAATGCATAAATAACACTTCCCCTTCTTGCATAGTCCATCGGTTAAGATGACTTACACTGTTTTGTTATTCTCTCTAACTCAACCTAGCCATCCTTACGCATGCCCCTGGATCTTGTGGATATTTATGGTCATTAAGGAGGGCACTTTACTATTTAGAGAAGAACAAGCGCCAAAGAGGACATCTCGGCTGAGGAGATCAAACACAGGAGAGGAACTAAGGAGATCAAGTGAAAGAGAAGTTTACTTGCATGTCAGCATTGTATACTGTCTCATGTATCTGTATTACAATGGTATTACACATTTGTTTTAGCTACAATACCGGGGTTTCCCCCCTAAATATCCAAATTAAAAACACTCCCTCAGTTCAGTGTGCCTTCTAGGGAGCCTCACTTTCTGGGGTAGACTACATACATTGTTTAACTCTTTTTGCTGACACCTGATTCCTATTGTCCCACGGCCAACTCATCTACCCATGGCCGACTGAAAACATTTCTGAGGAAAACGATGCCACCTGGGCAGAGATAAGGGGCATATTTCAGACAGGTGCAAAGCTGCATCGTTCTCGGTGGCCGTGAGATTTTTGAGTCATGCGATTATCATCTCCTGTGCTGGTGATACAAGCCACGATGGCACAAAAGTTTCAAGGcaggccacacacgcacacacacacacgtgcatgcacacacacttttgttgaCATCGTCTTTAGAGACGTAACCATAATGTCTGTCTGCAAATAGTCCACTGAACAATTCTTCTGGTTGACTGGAGAAAGGAATTAAGGTTAAGGTAGAGTAAGAAATGGGTCCTTTTAAGCCTCACCCAAGTTAAATTCTCACAATGAGCTTAGTTACGTACAGGGTCCTAGAGTAATCGTCTGACTGGTTGCCTTGCCCTATATGCATATTTGACCATGCGGTGACCTGATTCTGGAGCACAGACTTGATGTTCAGGGTTGGGAGCTTGAAGACAGTTACTGGGCTGACACCAAACACTGCCACAGGCCATAAGGCTAAGGCAGCGTTATCGAACGGATTAAAGGAAAAGCTAACAGTCAGCATCCCCTTAACTTTCACTAGTACATggtgaactctctctctttctctctctctcactctctctctctctctgtgtgtgtgtgtgtgtgtgtgtgtgtttgtctatgtgtgtgtgtgtgtgtgtgtgtgtgtgtgtgtgtgtgtgtgtgtgtgtgtgtgtgagagagagagagagaacgagagagacagaggggggagggaggtgcaTTATGACTCACAAATGTTCAAATGTGAGAGTCATGAATCATGCAAATTGGCACTGTACTGGCCACTCACTCTATTTCCTAAAGTACTACCAAAAACACAttaatgttcacacacacacacacacacacacacacacacacacacacacacacacacacacacacacacacatgtttaaacacacagagacacactaacATATAGGCGTTTGGGTGAGGAGTGGTCGGTGCATGCACTCTGTTTCCTAAAGTACTACCAAAACCACAttaatgttcacacacacacacacacacacacacacacacacacacacacacacacacacacacacacgtttaaacaaacagagacactAACATAgggtacacaggcacacacacacacacacacacacacacacacacgcatagagtGAATCTATACATTCTGCTCCTGAAGCTATGTTGAGGATAAActgtctttttctccctctcacacacaagcgcacacccACTGCAACACTATTTCAGCCACAATGTTGCAGTGCTGTAGGACCTAAGAGGTGGCATTACATAACAGCACAGAaattcattctctttttttaatacCACTTAAAAAAGCCCTGCGTAATTAGCCATCTGGTCTCAGTGGACACATGATGAGGCACCTAAATGTAGGGGACTTTGATTAAGAAAGGAACTACTGAGAACGAAGTTCTTTGGGTTAAAACCCCATGctggacttttttttctctggcaTCTCGCGACAGTTCTttacaaagtagcctacttctgataTGCAAACAGCTGTAGTTATTTTTTCTGACTGTACTAAGAACTAGAGCTGGGGCCTCCTGCATTAAACACAGTAAACACTGCGCGCAGAGTAAAAACTATACTGAATGCATAGTTCAACCAATCACAGCTCTTTTTCAGTCACTGCACCAGTTCATTTAGTTCTTTGTGCCTATATCATAGACATAGTCTATCAGAAAATGGCCAAACTACTATGGAGGTAAATAACACATGGTAGTGCTTCTTGATGTGGTTATAAAAATGTGTGCTGAAAATCTGATGGAAGTAAAGAAAGAATGGTTTGGAATTAGTCCAAATTACTTTATCTAGTACTTGGCAATACAGTGCTATGGGGATATGGGCTTTGTTATGTTTGGGTCTCTTTTACCATTATGTTTGTACATAAATTATAACAAATCCactgatttaatttaatttgtattcatGCAGTGTTACGAGGTTGTCCTTAGTCAAACATGAGTCATGTTTGTTGTTGATGCCTAAAGAGCAAAACTGCTTCTAAACCAGAGTGGCTTGCACTTCTAACCAGCAATCTACCAGCCGGGGCCAATTAAATGGAACTATATTGGCTGAAGGAAGAGCTTCATGTATAAGGATAGTTCCTGATGTTCAAATAGGATATTTGTGTTATCTCAATTTCCATCTCACTTAAAATTGCACTGCagttctctctgttctgtgttgGCCTATGGAATAATTATGGACTAGCTAAACACGGGTCATTTTTGGGAATctgaaaaataaagattttcAAAGTTTAAGTTGTGGGATGAAAAGGAAAAGCGCACCTTACCTTGAAACTTGAATCCCTCGATCTGGATCCAGAGACAGAGGTCCTCTGTGTCGCAGTCGCAGCGCCAGGGGTTCCCGCTCAGGCCAAGGGAGCGGAGGGCAGGCAATGCGATAAGCGAACTAATGTTCAGTGCGGTCAGGTTGTTGCGGCTGACATCCAGCACTTGCAAAGCAGAGTTTTCAGCGAAAGCATCCGGATGGATCTCTGAGAGTCCTGGGTTGTCCGTCATTCTGAGCATGACGAGACTGGCCAAAGGCCCGAACGTCCGGTCCTCGATCTGAGTCAAAGTGTTGAAGGACAGGTCCAGATAGGCAAGTTTGCGCAGGTTGCCAAACGTAGATTCCGATATCTCGGTGAGGGAGTTGTTGCTGCAGTCCAGGTACACGAGGTCGGACAGGTAGTTGAGCTGCAGAGCCGGGAGGTCCCCGATTTTGTTATTGGAGATAATAAGTTGTCGGGTAGCGAGCGGGAGATCTGAGGGGAACTGCGTTAGTTCCTGCCCGGCGCACTGGACCACAAGCTGGTCGTCGCACACGCAGCGGTCAGGGCACCCGGCGGTCAGGGCCGGGGACGGTGCTACCCCCATTACGAATATCAGTAGGAATATGAGCCGCAATGACTGCACGCTGGGGTCGGGCAGAAGACGCATGATATCGTCGCCGACTTCATTAACTCCGGGTGGACAGCACTCCGAAACGCTCCCGCATTCTTCATTGATGTGTTCTGCTTGTAGATTCAAAGAGGGAGCAGTTGttcttgcttgtgatgtcagttTTAATACTGTAGATCACCGTGTTTATAATGAGGCGGCTTAGAAGCCTATCCGTCAGAGGTACACGCGCAAGTCGTCCGTTAATTCCGAAGGTGACCGAGAGGCATTTCAGACAGCGCAACGAAATCAACGTGGTCGCATTCCTGCGTTGTTATTAGATCCCACCGGACATGTCCACTGTTTGCTCTTATTGCAAAGGAATTTTAGACCCGGTGAATTAGTTTTCTCCAGCGACGCCGGTTGTTTCTGAACTGCCAACGGGTGGTATCCAATTCCTTTCCGTGACAGCTCCGGTTAGGTCCTGGAATGAAGAGAAAAAACCTCTCTTAGAAATAGGTCTTCCCATTCCACAACAGAAAATCGAACGGGAATGCGTGCATCTTTATTTATAATGGTGTCTTCTGCTCGTTGTGCTGCCTACTCTCTTTCTGCAGCTGTGTGactgaacgagagagagagagagagagagagagagagagagagagagagagagagagagagagagagagaggtgttgcacattgtgtgtgtgtgtgtgtgtgtgtgtgtgcatgcctctgtgtgtgcgctcgcgcgTCCGTCTaggctgtgtgactgtgtgactttgtgactttgtgtgtgtgtgtgtgcgtgctaaaATCGCGGGGTCTGTTGCATGCATGATCGTGTTTACCTGCCGATGCGTAGTCAAAGAGTATATGAGATCCTGCAAACCATGCGGACTCATAAGTTGAATCGATGTGCTTCATTGTGACGTCACTGTGCAATGTCTATTTATTTCACTTCCAAGACAACAAATGCGCATTCCTGAAGTTAGAACTTGTGTCGCTGACAAATACTACAGTCCACAGAACATCTTGAGAAGAGAGAGCACATTTACCCCTTGTGTTGGGTAATATTAACAACAAAAGGGCAGACATTTTCAGGCACTTTTGTTGGCCCGTGTGTCTCTTTGTGCgtcacaggggaaaaaaaaacgtctGTCATTTATAACGAGGAATAATAATCCATCCGCGGCGCTGCAGTCTGTGGGCCAGGGATTTAGAGAGGCTTATCAGCAACTCTCACACTCCGCTTCATTCACTGAcatgtgtgtccgtctgtctccACTCCGCTGTTCTAGAATGTGCAGCGAGAGTGCGTACAGTGAATTTGCATCTTTAGCAACTGACGCGTACTATCCCCATGGCATACTGTACGCGAGGcgagcgtgcgcgcgcgcgccagAGATCAGGCCAGGGCCCATGGTTAACACAGGTGCAAAAGTAACATGACACTGCTACAGCGTGCTCTAGTTCCATTGTTATTTTGAGTCATTTTTATGTGCATCGACCGCAAGGACATATTTCATCTGATGAAATGTCAGGCGTTTAGCCTTTGATACTTTAATGCACTCATGTTCACATTTCCATTGCCACAGACACATGGGAAATCATTGTGAATGTGTTACAAATGAAAAAGCATTGTTGTTTATATTTGCCTCATTAAGTTAACACACAGTGAGGCTGCCTAACTGCTCATGTGTTCATGAAGTCAGCAATTCATGGTTATAACTGACTGCTAAAACAGGTAAGAAACTGCTGGCAACAAACGTAAGCGCACAAAAAAGCTACATGTCTTCACTCCTGAAGGCCTAACTCAAACAATTGTGTACAGGGGTGCAGGGAGCTTGTTTTTACACAATCAGTTGAGTATTAAAGCCATTCAAATTAGACATGACACATCACCACAGCTGAAAACATAACACAGGTTGTGCTGCAGAGTAATAATCGCTCTGCGGCAGCATTACGGTGTTCACCCATGAAAAGTGTATCCCTGCGTCACCCTCTGTCAGCACTGATCACATGGTGACCTCCATCATTGCAGGAAGTGCCTGCAGCAAAGATATTTTCTGCATGTTTAATGAAATAGACTGCCATTACTCATACTTTGCCCCATATGGTTGCAGGCAAGAGGAATATTGAGAGAGGCAATAGCAAAGAAAAGCAAGGTTCACTCCTCGcacatgtatttgtatgtaGATGTTGGCGCTTGCTTTGGCCCAGTAGAGCATGCTCTGATGAATGCCAGTATAAACAGGGGCCGATTGGACTCATTAGTGTAACTTTCCTCCCTGGATGGGCCCCAGGCTCTCAGCTTGCAGACTGGAGGGGTGTCAGGTGAGGGTGTGGAGTGAGACTTCATTACTAGTTAATGGCAGTGTCGTCTGTCATACACACGGCCTGGCACGAGGCATCACACTCAGCCAACCGGCCCAGGCCAATAGAGAAGCATttgactctctctgtgtgtgtgtgtgtgtgtgtgtgtgtgtgtgtgtgtgtgtgtctgtgtctgtctgtctgtctgtctctctctcactcgctctgttCCCATCACCCTTCTCACATTTAGCCGTAATCTCATTTGCCTTTAATGTGACACAGAGGGGTGTAAATGCACTAATCCCATCTACCTACACTGTTAGACATTTCAGCAatttctacagtatattactgcaAAGCACACAGTAATATACTGTGAACAACATAAacagtaaattactgtatttAGAACAACATTCTGGTGATCGGAGCCGTGCATTTTTGAAATATGCGGTAGGTTACCAGGTTTTTGAAAAGTGCGGTAGCGtactgtaggttttttttttttttttttttttaaaccgccgTTATCTCTCCAGTCGAGTGAGTCGACGTCTACATCTATCACCAGTCGGTGGAGGTCGATGCAGAGGAAGAAGACGACAACTATCAACTATTTTCTCCTGAAGTTGGAAAGGTAAACCACATTTAATGGACCAAATCTTGTCGTGTTGAACACCTAAACATAGATTTTTTTAATACTAGCTAGCAGCTATATGTTGTGTCTGcttgtacagtaggctaaactATCGAGTCAGACGTCTCCCTAGTTTAGCTATTATGGATTCTGGACAAAAAATATCCCCGTGTTGTTAATTCCTCTTCAGTGACACGCCCATTCATATTTAATTGGAAGTAAGTCGACGTTGTCTATTTATTTTACAGTCTGGTTTAGTTCCAGTGTTACTGCTATCTAGCAGCTATATTAGCCTAGCTATCTGGTGTTAGCTGCACAGGCTGCATCGCTAGCCTTGTTAGCCTGCACAATGTTTTGCTGTAAGCTTTGTCCCCACCAAACCGCGAGTTTGAAAAACGTCTAGATGCTTATCAAAATGCatacaagtttggcgaatttcAGATTTCAGTGTGGCATACAGGAGTGTCCAGGTAATTTCAGGACATCGGCGTCGCCTTCACCACTAATCTCGACGTCACGCAGTGGCAATGTCCGGTGTAATGTTCGAAGATGTGATTTCGTGTCCGAAAATATCTGTGTGCGCTCCGCTCATCCTTTACTACTTTCAAAACCATCAGGACAGCAGCAAGATTCGTAGCCTACTACGGGAGATGGAGACCACAAGAAGTAATCAGTTGGCGATTGGAGTTATGCTTCTAATGATGAACTACTTTAAGGAAAATAAGTTCATCTTGATGCTAGCAGATGTAAGTAGAAACACAATCAGAATTATACGTTTTACATAGTAGTTacaatgttgttatgttgtagCACTGTACTTATATTTTTAAGGTATGTGCGACAGCAAAATTCAGTCGAGAATGATCTGGATCCTCCAGTGACCCCCGATTGATCATGATAGGTAAGTGAGTGTTAAGATATCTAGCCTATGTTTTCTGAGTTTTTACAGCTACTAATGTAACAGGCCGGCCAATCTGGTGTTTGACATGATGAATAGATGACGATCAGAATTGTCACTAGTTGGCAGTCTCGCCAGGCCTCGGTAGGTCTGGGTCACTAACAGCACATATTTCataaaatactctctctctatttttttttgtaaaaaaaacagggattttgatgaaagaTTGAGTTAAGTAAGATAGGCATAAATAGTACACAACTAGGAAACTAATAGGATTGAAAACAAGGTTTTTATATGAAAATAAAGTATTCAAGGATCAGTTGTTTGATGTGTTCAATttgttacgttttttttttcatcttctgAGTATTTTGTACATATATGTAGGTATCATTTTATTCAGCAAAATGTTGAAACTCACCAGCTTTTGACTGGCTCCTAAAAAAATGCCTAGAGCCTCCCCTTAAAAGGCCTACTTACTAGACTGCATACTGCAGATCAGATAATGTTCTAAATACTGCTTATTATTCCATCTTTCAGGGAATACTTTACTAGAATCATTCAAATGGATGGTTACAATTGAGGGGAAGGTAGCCATTCAGTTGGAAGAGAACCTCAACTTTGTTGATGCACTGTCGGCATACTTCGCCAGCTACTATGTCTTCAACTTAGAATATGAGGAGCCAGCATGTGCAACTCTGGAGTTGATACAGAGGTAAGGA
This genomic interval carries:
- the LOC134102455 gene encoding leucine-rich repeat-containing protein 52-like, encoding MRLLPDPSVQSLRLIFLLIFVMGVAPSPALTAGCPDRCVCDDQLVVQCAGQELTQFPSDLPLATRQLIISNNKIGDLPALQLNYLSDLVYLDCSNNSLTEISESTFGNLRKLAYLDLSFNTLTQIEDRTFGPLASLVMLRMTDNPGLSEIHPDAFAENSALQVLDVSRNNLTALNISSLIALPALRSLGLSGNPWRCDCDTEDLCLWIQIEGFKFQDEGQTVCQGPADMIGQRLAEVGMQLRADCHQGLGYWDYLFFIAIGFVIFSAGTVSAWVMGVLMVLYERYSKRKSEELDSDDEEEGGGRGGGGGGGGVGSNHGNGDLSKPGMQV